A genomic window from Lasioglossum baleicum chromosome 7, iyLasBale1, whole genome shotgun sequence includes:
- the LOC143210728 gene encoding uncharacterized protein LOC143210728 isoform X1 → MVRACCVPQCSSGVKVSAYFFPEDVEQSESWANEIQCPVILQLTSERRKYRVCYKHFEETSFLCFAQGKKLKNDAVPTLHLPVQSEKTEYAHENIEAEEYPASATPLRNEDTNHEALITPSIDMVYAETAWDIDGQNEAGPSTSSGQLQQCSTPQKSQNVLLRGMKKCQLTPTAVRLHSVTKKLLLCNRYANRKREDLKIRLQRARALSESSLINRFENLSDTQKMFIKMQLRTSRSMPQTVRKGRRYTTDEKILALALLKQSAKSYKLLRKLRNLPSETTLKKMLRKIPVETGVSQVVMEHLHRQANTMGAQDKLCIHIDVG, encoded by the exons ATGGTGAGAGCTTGTTGTGTTCCACAGTGTTCGTCGGGTGTGAAAGTCTCAGCATACTTTTTTCCCGAAGACGTCGAACAATCAGAGTCTTGGGCTAATGAAATTCAGTGTCCTGTCATACTTCAACTGACATCTGAGAGACGTAAATACAGAGTGTGTTACAAGCACTTTGAAGAAACCTCCTTCCTGTGCTTTGCTcagggaaaaaaattaaaaaatgatgcaGTTCCAACTTTGCATTTGCCAGTGCAAAGTGAGAAGACGGAATATGCTCATGAAAATATAGAAGCAGAAGAATATCCAGCATCTGCTACACCGCTGAGAAATGAAGACACTAATCATGAAGCACTGATTACGCCAAGTATAGATATGGTTTACGCAGAAACAGCGTGGGATATTGATGGACAAAACGAAGCTGGTCCAAGTACATCATCAGGACAGTTACAGCAGTGTTCAACCCCACAGAAGAGCCAAAATGTACTGCTGCGGGGCATGAAAAAGTGCCAATTGACCCCAACTGCAGTCAGATTGCACAGCGTTACGAAGAAATTACTGTTATGCAACCGTTATGCAAACAGGAAGAGAGAAGATTTAAAGATACGACTGCAACGAGCAAGAGCTTTATCAGAATCTAGTCTGATAAATCGATTTGAAAATCTATCTGATACGCAGAAGATGTTCATCAAGATGCAGTTACGCACATCCAGATCCATGCCACAG ACAGTAAGAAAG GGAAGGCGCTACACGACGGATGAGAAGATATTGGCCTTAGCACTTCTGAAGCAGTCAGCAAAATCGTACAAGCTACTGAGAAAGCTGCGTAATTTACCCAGCGAAACAACACTGAAGAAGATGCTAAGGAAAATTCCAGTCGAGACTGGAGTATCACAAGTTGTGATGGAGCATCTTCACCGTCAAGCGAATACCATGGGTGCTCAAGAcaaattatgtatacatattgatGTGGGATGA
- the LOC143210728 gene encoding uncharacterized protein LOC143210728 isoform X2, translating to MVRACCVPQCSSGVKVSAYFFPEDVEQSESWANEIQCPVILQLTSERRKYRVCYKHFEETSFLCFAQGKKLKNDAVPTLHLPVQSEKTEYAHENIEAEEYPASATPLRNEDTNHEALITPSIDMVYAETAWDIDGQNEAGPSTSSGQLQQCSTPQKSQNVLLRGMKKCQLTPTAVRLHSVTKKLLLCNRYANRKREDLKIRLQRARALSESSLINRFENLSDTQKMFIKMQLRTSRSMPQGRRYTTDEKILALALLKQSAKSYKLLRKLRNLPSETTLKKMLRKIPVETGVSQVVMEHLHRQANTMGAQDKLCIHIDVG from the exons ATGGTGAGAGCTTGTTGTGTTCCACAGTGTTCGTCGGGTGTGAAAGTCTCAGCATACTTTTTTCCCGAAGACGTCGAACAATCAGAGTCTTGGGCTAATGAAATTCAGTGTCCTGTCATACTTCAACTGACATCTGAGAGACGTAAATACAGAGTGTGTTACAAGCACTTTGAAGAAACCTCCTTCCTGTGCTTTGCTcagggaaaaaaattaaaaaatgatgcaGTTCCAACTTTGCATTTGCCAGTGCAAAGTGAGAAGACGGAATATGCTCATGAAAATATAGAAGCAGAAGAATATCCAGCATCTGCTACACCGCTGAGAAATGAAGACACTAATCATGAAGCACTGATTACGCCAAGTATAGATATGGTTTACGCAGAAACAGCGTGGGATATTGATGGACAAAACGAAGCTGGTCCAAGTACATCATCAGGACAGTTACAGCAGTGTTCAACCCCACAGAAGAGCCAAAATGTACTGCTGCGGGGCATGAAAAAGTGCCAATTGACCCCAACTGCAGTCAGATTGCACAGCGTTACGAAGAAATTACTGTTATGCAACCGTTATGCAAACAGGAAGAGAGAAGATTTAAAGATACGACTGCAACGAGCAAGAGCTTTATCAGAATCTAGTCTGATAAATCGATTTGAAAATCTATCTGATACGCAGAAGATGTTCATCAAGATGCAGTTACGCACATCCAGATCCATGCCACAG GGAAGGCGCTACACGACGGATGAGAAGATATTGGCCTTAGCACTTCTGAAGCAGTCAGCAAAATCGTACAAGCTACTGAGAAAGCTGCGTAATTTACCCAGCGAAACAACACTGAAGAAGATGCTAAGGAAAATTCCAGTCGAGACTGGAGTATCACAAGTTGTGATGGAGCATCTTCACCGTCAAGCGAATACCATGGGTGCTCAAGAcaaattatgtatacatattgatGTGGGATGA